In Benincasa hispida cultivar B227 chromosome 8, ASM972705v1, whole genome shotgun sequence, the sequence tatttgCTCTGTTCCCTTGTATTTAGTGCATCAATtcaataataagaaaaagatcTATATCGTGATTTTTCTCCCTgttctagggtttccacgtaagtTGTGTGTTGTTCTCGCTTTTCTCCTTTTCTCTTCTatatttcatcatggtatcagtGCATGGCGATGAAACCCTAGCCATCATCGACGAGAATCAACCACGGACTTCTTCAACAGCCTCCATGGGAACCGACGGAGTTCCAAGCGTTGACATCAAAGCAGCTATGCAAGTGGCTGTGAAGGAATACCTCCAAGCCACCCTACCACAGCTGATTCTAGCCACTGCTGCCCTCTAGCCGCCGTCGATGGAGGAACGATTCAGCCCAGTCGAGGTGTTCCGACCGCTACGCGAGGGAGAGCCGGCCGCTTCAGTCCAGACTGGAGCCGCGTTCGACAATTAGAGAAGGGCGATCGCACCCAGTCGAGCCGGTGGATCACTGCAGGCGGGAGTGCCGTTCGACAGTGAGGGACTTCCGATCGCGCCGGTGGGTTGCTGTCGAGTCTCTCTTCTGCGCCGTTCGCGCTGCTCATGCCGATCGCACCCAGCCTGATCAATCTAGTCCTAGTCCAGCCGCTGCCTCCTCGTGCGCCGAGCCGAGTCGACGATCACCTGCAGCCTTCGTTCGTGATCAACCTAGCCTGCAGCTCGAGTCCAACCCTCACGGCTGGTTTTGTTCCTGTCCAGCCGTCAATGGCTGCGTCCTTTTCAGCTGCGCCCAATCATGGTGGCTCGGCCCAACGCCTTGATGATGTTCGACGATGGTTGGCGTACCTCCAATAGCAAATTTCAGACTTGGAAATAGCTCTTGGCACGAACCCTCAACCAATTCAACCAGTCAACATGGAGAATCTGGTAAATTCGTTCTCTATTTTGCCCAATGCAACTTATTTATCTGGCTTAATGGGAAATTTTGCAGGATTCCTCGTGggagaaaaattaaatggccaAAATTATTTCTCTTGGTCCCAATCGGTCAGAATGGCCTTAGAGGGACGACACAAATTAGGGTACTTGACAGGAGAAATTCCGAAGCCTATTCCAGGTGATCCTCAAGAACGGATTTGGAAAGGGGAAGCTTCGCTATTACGTTTTGTCCTCATTAATAGTATGGAACCATAGATTGACAGACCGTTACTGTATGCTACAACTGCCAAAGATATTTGGGAGGCAACACGGGATATGTACTCAAAGCGACATAATGCATTTCGGCTATACACACTACACAAGCAAGTCTATGAGTGCAAACAAGGGACCATGGATGTCACATCCTATTTTAATAAACTGTCATTGTTTTGGCAAGAGATTGACCTATTTCGAGAGATTATCTGGAATTGTGTGCAAGATGGGGCTTAATACTTGAAACTTGAAGAAGCTGACTGCGTGTATGTTTTCCTAGCAGGATTGAACTCCAAATTTGATAGTGTTCGAAGTCGCATATTGGGCCAACGACCTACCCCCTCTTTTAGAGAAGTTTGCTCCGAGATACAACTGAAAGAGGATAGGTCGTATGCCATGAATAACCCTGTTACTGCTTCAACTGATACAACGACTTTTGTTACAAAGTCGTCTAGTGCCGATGGTGATAAAACCCCCCCTCCTGTTTGTGAGCATTGTAAGAAGCCATGTCATACAAAGGATTAGTGCTGGAAGTTGCACGGGAGGCCCCCGAATAGCAGGCGACGACAGTCTCGTGACAAATCAAACACTGGTCGTGCTCTCGTAAGTGACTCAGTTAATGAAAATACACAACATCAATCCTTAGTGACAACAAGAACAATTTGAGTGCGGTCGAGGTGAGTGCTATTGCACAATCAGGTACATTTCCCTCCTTTGGCCTTATTAGCATTAATGACAAGAAACCCTAGATTGTAGATTCAGGGGCCACAGATCATCTTACCAATTCTTTAGATCTGTTTATTTCATATTGTCCGAGTGTGGGGAATGAACGTATTAGAATTGCAGACGGGTCCTTTGCCCCGGTTGCAAGGAAAGGCTATACCTCCCTGTTTGACGGTTTAGTACTGCGTGATACTCTGCATGTGCCTAAGATCTCATATAACCTTTTATCTGTCAGTAAAATTACGAGGGATCTAAATTGCAAGGCGATTTTCTCACCAGACTCTGTTTTGTTTCAAGATTTGAAGtcggggatgacgattggcactgcccgacaTGATAGGGGGCTCTACTTCGTTTCTGACGACACTTCTTTTAGGGATGATCATAGAACTGGTtttatgtatttaaaattttctactTCCGAGAATGACTTTATGTTATGGCATTTTCGTTTAGGacatccaaattttcaatatatgaagtatttgTTTCCGCATTTATTTCGCAATGTTAATATAGCCTATTTGAattgtgatgtgtgtattcgTATCAAACAAAGTCGTGTTCCTTTTCATTCTCAATCTTATAAGCGTTCCAGTCCCTTCACTCTAATTCATAGTGATGTCTGGGGCCTCTCACCAACTACCACCTCCACTGGCAAACGTTGGTTTGTCACCTTTATAGACGACCACACTCGCCTTACTTGGGTCTTCTTACTCACGGATAAGTCTGAGGTGTCATCCGTCTTCCAACAATTCTATACAACTGTTGAAACTCAATTCAATGCAAAGATTGGAATTTTGAGAAGTGATAATGGGTGAGAGTTCTTTTAACACCTCTTTCTGAGACTTCCTTGTGTCTAAGGGGATTGTCTACCAAAGCTTGTGTGCCTATACCTCCAACAGAATGGAGTAGCCAAGCATAAAAATCGTCATCTGGTGGAAGTCGCCCGGTCCTTAATATTGTCTGCCACTCTTCCTTTCTATCTGTGGGGGGATGCCATTCTTACTGCCGCCCACCTCATTAACCGCATGCCCTCTCGTGTCCTTAACTTTCATAATCCCTTGGACCTATTCAAAGAATCTTATCCGACTACTCGCTTGATTTCCGATGTTCCCCTCCGAGTCTTTGGCTGCATCGCGTTTGTCCATTCCCATGGCCCAAATCGCACAAAATTCACTCCACGTGCTcagaaatgtgtctttgttgggtattctCTCCACCAACGTAGGTATAAGTGTTATCATCCGTCTTCTCGTAAGTATTTTGTCTCCAATGATATTACCTTCCTTGAGGATCAGCCCTTCTTTCCCGTTAATCCTCTTCAGAGGGAGAGCTtgagtgaagagactaactggtccTCCTATGTTGTTCCCTTAGAATCAGCCCCTATTCCTTCTCCTAGCTCTGAAAATGTCTATCTGGTCCTTCCTACCAACCAGGTTCCATGGATAACCTattataggaagaatctcagaaaGGAAGCAGCGCCACCTGTTGAACAGCCGACTCCGGTCCATGAGTCAAATCCTGCATCAGGTCCAGGTACGTGTATTCCTGAAACTAATGATGTTGATATATGTATGGAGACTGACAAATGCAAAGAGGATAAGGACGAAGGAGGTGGCAATACCGAAAGTGTGACAGATGAGGAGACAGCTGAGAATGATAGCAGTAGGGAAAATATGCCAGCAATTGGTGAGGAAGTGAAGGGTATCGCTGAAATTCCTGATATACAGATGACCAATCATGCTGAGAAACCTGGAGAGTTGGAAAATCGTGATGCCTCTCTCGATCTTCCTATAGCGCCGAGGAAAGGTACTCGTTCAAGCACGAAGTATTCTATGCACAGCTACATGACATATAGTAATCTGTCACCTGAATTTAAAGCTCTCACTACCAACTTGGACGCTGTCATGATTCCAAGCAGCATTCGTGAAGCAATGGAGAGTCCTGAATGGAAAACGgctgttatggaagaaatgagagctcttgaGAAAAATGGAACTTGGAAACAAGTGTTTTTACCTGAAGGGCACAAGACAGTTGGATGCAAATGGTTGTTCACCGTAAAGTACAAATCAAATGGGACGATTGGTCGGTATAAGGCCAGACTGGTTGGTAAAGGCTTCACTCAANAGCAGCATTCGTGAAGCAATGGAGAGTCCTGAATGGAAAACGgctgttatggaagaaatgagagctcttgaGAAAAATGGAACTTGGGAACAGGTGTTTTTGTCTGAAGGGCACAGGACGGTTGGATGCAAATGGGTGTACACCGGAAAGTACAAATCAGATGGAACGATTGATCGGTATAAGGCCAGACTGTGGATCTTTGCATCTAGGGTTATGGCTAAAGGCTTCACTCAGACCTTCGGAGTTGATTACTCTGAAACATTCTCTCCCATGGCCAAATTCAACACTATTCAAGTATTGTTTTCCATTGCAGTGAATAAAAGTTGGTCGCTTCACCAGTTAGATGTTAAGAATGCATTCCTGAATGGAGAATTTGAagaggaagtctatatgagcCCCCCTTCTGGGTTCGAGAGTCAGTTCAAGTACAGGGTATGCAGGCTGAGAAAGTCGTTATACAGGTTGGAACAATCTCTAAGGGCCTAGTTTGACAGATTCACCACATTTGTTAAAGCATAGGGATATAAACAAGGGCACTCAGATCATACATTGTTTACGAAAAGGTCAGGCTCAGGGAAGATTGCAATCCTTATAGAGcatgttgatgatattgttcTGTCTGGCGACGATGAAGGTGAAGTTATGAGGCTTAAAACAAAAATGGCCGAAAAGTTTGAGATTAAAGACCTCGGTAAGCTGAGATACTTCCTTGGAATGGAAGTGACCCGATCAAGAGAAGGAATTTCAGTGTCGCAACGGAAATATATACTGGACTTACTCAAAGAAACAAGCATGACTGGTTGTAAACCAACTGACACACCCGTGGAATATAATGCAAAACTTGGTGATACAAACAATAAAATTCCTATTAACAAGGAAAGATATCAAAGGTTGGTTGGGAAGTTGATCTACCTGTCccatacaagaccagatatttcaTATGTTGTGAGCATGGTAAGTCAATTTATGCAGGCTCCCTATGAGGAGCATATGACTGTGGTTGAACGTATCCTTCGGTACTTGAAGGGGACTCTTGGTAAGGGCCTGATGTTCAGAAAGTCCGGAAAAAGGGCAGACTCTGTTATTGATAGAAAGTCAACCTCTGGATACTGCACCTTTGTCTGGGGTAACCTTGTCAACTGGCGAAGTAAGAAACAGGGAGTTGTTGCCAGGAGTAGCGCTGAGGCTGAATACAGGGCAATGAGCTTAGTGATCCGTGAAGAAATCTGGCTGAAGAAGGTGTCGTTTGATCTTCACAAGGATAGTGAGCttccaatgaaattgttttgtgataataaagcaGCAATAAGCATCGCAAACAATCCAGTCCAACATGACAGAACCAAACATGTAGAAATTGACAGACACTTCATCAAAGAGAGACTGGATAGTGGAAGCATTTGCATCCCCTATATTCCCTCAAATCAACAAGTGACAAATGTGCTCACCAAGGGGTTACTTAGGCCAAACTTTGATTATTGTATCAGCAAGTTGGGCcttattgatatttatgccccaacttgagggggagtgttgaaagtAGGGTTTTAACCTAAGGGTACTTTTGTAATTTTCTTCATCCCTAGGGCTccctactgtctatttattcgCTATGTTCCCTTGTATTTTGTATATCAATtcaataataagaaaaagatcCGTattgtggtttttctccctattcTAGGATTTCCACGTAAGCTGTGTGTTggtctctcttttcttcttttctcttttatatttcATCACCCCCAAAACCAAATTTTCAAGCAAGAGAACCAAGTTCCAAGAGAACCTTACACTAACAGAGAAGCGTCCTGCTGTTGCTCCCAATATAACCAAAACAAAGCCCTTAGAAACAAAAGGTAGTGAAAACCAACTTCCACTGCACAAGGTTGCACTAGCACCAGCCATTAACCAACACCTTCACAGAAGATGGAGCTCATACATGCACTTTATCAAGCCTACGAACACATTTAACTAAAACATTTAACAGAAATAAATATTGAGTTTGACCATTGGGAAGAACCTACCACAGAGTTAATCTCTTTCCATGGGAAATCAGAGCCTTTTCCATTTTAGTGGTTGACAGTCCTATTCAATAATTCCCAAATTTGTGCAAAGAGAAGGTTACCACCATGGGAAACACAAGGTAGTCGGAAAGCAAAAATACTTCGGCACAATTGAGAGATACATCTAGTCTAGCATCGGCTTGAATATTGAGCCAATCAACATTGTTTTAGACAGGTCAACTTTAAGCCTCCAGGATCTTatctaaaaaaaactttaagcCCCCAGGAGAGATTTCAAGGAGATTTAAGCAAATTATATAACATTCCTAACAAATTTGAGGTAAGAAAGTGATTCTTATCTACCCTCACAAATCCTTTAAAGAGCTTCAACATTAGACTTTTACTGATCAAACAACCAAACAGTTGGCCCCTACATTTGCTCAAGGAACACAGCCAATGTCAACGTGCTTTGAACTCAAAAGTTCCAATCAACCTTAAGGTGGCTTTTCTCCGAATTCATATGATAAAGCTTTTCTCTTCCTCATTCTCCACTCATCCACAACTCAAAATAGGGCCTAAAATTTGCATCCTATTAATAAAGACCGATTGGGTAAAACATAGAGTAATAATATATTTCTTGTATATGAAACAACGTTTGATAGAGGAAAATACAAACAGGGATCCTAATTTGAAAGGAGTAAGAAAACTGCTCCCAAATTGAAGGTTACAAAAGGAGAATTGTTACAAAAGAACTTAGAGCCTGAGCTCCATATGGAAGCAACAGAACAAATATTATCCAAAATCTCAAGAACAACCTCTCCAAATTTATCTATTACTTTCTGACAATAATTCCAAAGTCGTAAATATTGCACTTCATGTTGATGCacctgaattttaaaaatattatgataTGTACGTGCTTACAATACATTGGATAGTGACATTCACTAAGCGGAAAAAAGAACGTACCATATATTAAATAGTTTCGTCCAAGACGTCTTTTTAACTCTGCTTCAAAGTAAGTCCAATCACTTGGGCTGCATAATGCATTAATCAGGGAGACTCTAGCTGAtagctaaacaaatattaatactatattttattagtattattattgaatttgaCCTTTGCACTAATAATCCAAATGCcttcccttttatttttttcctcaaaagCACAAAATTTCAGCCAAATGTATGCACGTACGTTATCatggaaaataagaaatatgatttcttttaaattgtttttcttACTATTTAATCTGGTATTAgtaatcataacatttaatcaATGGAAATACCTAGCCATGATTCCATGAACAAGGACAAGAAGATGATCAGGCTCGTTTTTCACATTTCCAATGCTACTTGATGACGAGAATGTTCCGAGGGTTGAAGTACTCATAGCTTGAGGTCCAAAGCCAGGTAATCTCCAACTGTGATTTGAGTCTGCAATTCATAAGATGTGCTGATATCCATCAATGAGATGTAAAAGAGAAAAGTTTGAAACCAGCTCAAACTGAAAGAAAAAAGACagattagggaaaaaaaaaatctagcaTCCAAAACAAATAATTAAGCACGGATAAATTTCAAACAAAGTCTAACTGCTGTAGGTTACAAACTTGAGCTCTTTGgagtcaatttttttaaataaaatttaataaagtttTTCGTACAAATTCCCAAAAAGTTTGTTATAATCCAGTTCAACAGACCTccctaaataaaaatttaaaaatatacatatagGATTTATTCTTTCGcaacaaaatattttctttgagCGGGTGGCTGCTTCTAGGTAAACCTCCTGGGTATCTTTGCACCCCTCTTTCAATGTCCAGTTCGATCGGATCCATTTGAAACTTTTCAAGTTTACCTAATTCTTCTCAAAAACAGAACTTTTAATATCCAGATAAGTTGCATTATCCGTTCGAAAAGCAGATACTTCCAAATCATGAAAAAGATTAATGAACCTGTACTCAAGATCCTAGCAGAGCCTTCCTAAAAAGGAAATTTGTAGTGTGGTGTAACCTTGAATTGAAATGTGCTTCCCACTAGAATAAAATAAGGCAAATGAACTATCAGCAAGTACAAATAAGCCTATATGACTATCGAAGTCATAGCGGTGCATTTATATTCGTCATAGAAATAAAAACTTCACTTGCCCATTAATGAATACGAAAAAGTTTAACGATGAGGAAACACAGACACCACAAATTATCGAAACCACACGGTTACTTTGGGTTATAAACCATTGATTGCTTATCTAATACAACCACATGCATTCAAGTGCAAGGATAGAGGCATATCTCCTCATCCACCAAAGTTAGGTTTGCATTACATCACCTTGACAATAAGAAGCCTACCTTTGCAAAGTACAGTTTTCTAATCAGAATCCACGATTAAACACAGAAGATTGATAATCCAGAACGAAGAGTTCGCGAATTTATACAGTATACGTAATTTGGATGATTCCAGCTATAACAGTATCAGAAAACCCATTAAGATTAAGCCAATTCaggaaggaaaaacaaaaacaaaacaaaacaaaacccaATTCCCTTTTATCTTTCCATTCCGACCCATCAACAGCAAAGATTCAAATTCTTGaatccaaaaattaaatcgACAAAACAGCAGACATAAAAACAGGAATAGCGAAGAAGGAGAAGGCGAGAAGTACCAGAAGAGGAAGAACAGGGAGACGAGGGAGTGcaggaggaagaggaagaggaagaggaaaacGACGACGTtcctacaggtccatgagaagAACCGGTTCTTTGAGCACCAAAAATGGGGTTGTAACAACAGCGCGCGTGAATGAAAGGCGCGAAtgccatatatatatttacaataaCAAGAAAGGGAGAATTAGCAGAGGAAGCAAAGGCAGAAGAAAGAGAGGAGTGAGATTGTTGTCCAAGTGGAGTCAACAAGAAGCCATAACTTTCGTTATCCTCTTCGATTTCGATGATTAAGGCAAAAGCCCATGCCCTGCAAAATAGGTGGGgagaatgagagagagagagagagctagGAAAATCTCGGCCGAATCAGTCGCCTGTTCTTGGAAGGACCTCCATTGATTATGGTCAAAAACCTTACACCTGTACAACTCCCAAGGAATGGAAAATCaatcaaatgaaaatcaaaCACAACCAACCGAACGCCGTCGTGTATTTTATATATACACCGTATTGTATGGTTAGCTTTATACGGAATTCATACACATGCAATAATTGTGGAGAGATTTCTTTTTTGAGGCGgcaaaaaattgattattatagtaGTTACTATAGctgagttataatagtttatactacggtgtagattattttagtaaagaataaaaaaattggtgaatgttaaataataaaaactatatcAAATAGTAaatgagagttttgaaatagtgttaaTTATAGCTAATTAGAGACTACAAAATGAGatgattattatagttttaggATAATTTTTACCTCAAACACTCCCTAAATAGTTAACAAACGAAATCTTGGTCTCTATTAGCATTCCCTTTATAAATTGTAAAAACATATACAAATAGtatcttttattttatgaaaattataattattattcaatcaatttttttaaaaaaaaaaacttaattttgaataactaaagttaaaatttattaaaattacatgaattaatattaaaaaattgaaaataaataaactcaaATATAACGAAACTTAAAAAAACATAGAgaccaaaatattattttaacctaaaaattaCAACAATTATTTGAGCTTAAGGTGGCGGGTATCATACCTTAGAAAACACTTACATTccaatatcatatatattttagtgTAAGCTGCATTCAAATTAATaggtaaattttgatatttctcctttctctctttttttttttttttttttaaggttctTTTAATGATCTAACTTGCACAGTTGCGTTCCTAACAATAGATTTCAAATCTTGAGAAATTAGATGGGGACATGATCATAAATAATGCAGTAAGAATATATCTTATAACTGAAATTAATATACgatctattataaatattatgataatagatgtctattagatgctcatgcttaATATTTATTGACCATGTATCATGTTTGTATTTCCTAAAGTATTATCCATGTGTCTCAATATTACACATTATATTTGTGTGTGTAATTCACCTGACcaattgcctataaataatagtatttggtGGATTTTGGAAGATACACATTGGGCAAATTTcttgaaaattggagaaagtggagaatttagataaatttcttgttttatattttgctaatttattttattttgtttatttatatattatgtttaatttattttaatatttatttattttattattatattacatatatttattttaatattatattttattagtattTGTGTTCTCATTGTActcctcaagttcacaacacgttatcagcacgagctcctatATCGTTTTTTctcgctaaaggtaggtccgAAAGGTATGtcagtttttcttcttcattataattaataattaaatattgtttacatatttaatatatattaatttctatataaaaataatttttgtataagtgttactATGAagatattataaaattagaatttgtaagcatttgatattaatgataATAACTATTTGTCATTAGTGTTTGATGCCAAAATACACCTGGATGtcataaaattatgattgttctcacgagatttcaagaaaattttatttcgtggaacttaaactttgtatttgtattaattttgtggaaagtgagtacaatctctaatacacagtattttgatgctttcaaaataaactataaactttTAAGCTAGTTGATCTTATTGggtgatcggtctttgggcttgttgatcttcttgggtgatcggcctttgggcttgttgatcttcttggatgatcggcctttgggcttgatgatcttcttggatgatcgacctttaggtttgttgatcttcttggagaatcgatctttggacttgttgtttttcttggatgatcggcctttgggcatGTTGATcctcttggaggattagtgttcgcacgaggcttccggagaaacttgtttcgtggagttgaacttaaattggtgttgatgttgaagttgatttgatgcaatgtggttcgatctctagtacttgatcctctgattctctctcagttgaatgcgtacgcttgatttgaggaagcgaaGCGCGTGATGATCGtggagttgaagtcttggaagtaTACTTGTATCTCGGAAGGACTTTAGTCTTTAAGGGTTTTCTATCTTCTAAGAGTGATGctttaggagtcttgggagtctt encodes:
- the LOC120082701 gene encoding uncharacterized protein LOC120082701: MAFAPFIHARCCYNPIFGAQRTGSSHGPVGTSSFSSSSSSSSCTPSSPCSSSSDSNHSWRLPGFGPQAMSTSTLGTFSSSSSIGNVKNEPDHLLVLVHGIMASPSDWTYFEAELKRRLGRNYLIYGTFFFPLSECHYPMYCKHVHIIIFLKFRCINMKCNIYDFGIIVRK